A genomic segment from Luteibacter aegosomatis encodes:
- a CDS encoding type II secretion system F family protein: MALATAKQNTRAVGAARAEVSKLTMYDWSALDKRGKRMTGEMQAKNAALVKAELRRQGMNPQTVREKSKPLFGSSGSKVKPRDVAIFSRQIATMMASGVPMVQAFDIIAGGQKNVRFKKILTDVKTNIEGGASLHEALGQYPVQFDELYRNLVHAGESAGVLDTILDTVATYKERTEAIKGKIKKALFYPAMVMVVAFLVTMILLLFVVPVFQQTFKDAGADLPVPTLIVVKASEFAQSYWWLMLAVIIGAGVAFVMAKNRSPKFAHFLDRLSLRIPVIGNVLRQSALARFARTLGVTFQAGVPLVEALEAVSGATGSIVYGEAVLRMRDDVSVGHQLQLAMRQTDLFPNMVVQMTAIGEESGSLDSMLFKVAEFYEEEVNNAVDTLSSLLEPFIMVILGGLVGGMVISLYLPIFKIAGTT, translated from the coding sequence ATGGCTCTCGCCACCGCCAAACAGAACACCCGGGCCGTGGGCGCCGCGCGAGCGGAAGTGTCCAAGCTCACCATGTACGACTGGAGCGCCCTGGACAAGCGCGGCAAGCGCATGACCGGCGAGATGCAGGCCAAGAACGCCGCTTTGGTGAAGGCCGAGCTGCGCCGCCAGGGCATGAACCCGCAGACGGTCCGCGAGAAGTCCAAGCCCCTGTTCGGCTCCAGCGGCTCCAAGGTGAAGCCGCGCGACGTGGCCATCTTCAGCCGGCAGATCGCCACGATGATGGCCTCGGGCGTGCCGATGGTGCAGGCCTTCGACATCATCGCCGGCGGCCAGAAGAACGTCCGCTTCAAGAAGATCCTCACCGACGTCAAGACCAACATCGAGGGCGGCGCCTCGCTGCACGAGGCCCTGGGCCAGTACCCGGTGCAGTTCGACGAGCTGTACCGCAACCTCGTCCACGCGGGCGAATCGGCCGGCGTGCTCGATACCATCCTCGATACCGTGGCCACCTACAAGGAGCGTACCGAGGCGATCAAGGGCAAGATCAAGAAGGCCCTGTTCTACCCGGCCATGGTGATGGTCGTGGCCTTCCTGGTCACGATGATCCTGCTGCTCTTCGTGGTGCCGGTGTTCCAGCAGACCTTCAAGGACGCCGGTGCCGACCTGCCGGTGCCCACCCTCATCGTGGTGAAGGCCTCGGAATTCGCGCAGTCGTACTGGTGGCTGATGCTCGCGGTCATCATCGGTGCCGGCGTGGCCTTCGTCATGGCGAAGAACCGTTCGCCGAAATTCGCCCATTTCCTCGATCGCCTGTCGCTGCGCATCCCGGTCATCGGCAACGTGCTGCGCCAGTCGGCCTTGGCCCGCTTCGCCCGTACGTTGGGCGTGACCTTCCAGGCCGGCGTGCCCCTGGTGGAAGCCCTCGAGGCCGTCTCGGGCGCCACCGGCAGCATCGTCTACGGCGAGGCCGTACTGCGCATGCGCGACGACGTCTCGGTGGGCCACCAGCTCCAGCTCGCGATGCGCCAGACCGACCTCTTCCCGAACATGGTGGTGCAGATGACCGCCATCGGCGAGGAATCCGGCTCGCTCGACTCGATGCTGTTCAAGGTGGCGGAGTTCTACGAGGAAGAAGTCAACAACGCGGTGGATACGCTCAGCAGCCTGCTCGAGCCGTTCATCATGGTGATCCTCGGCGGCCTCGTGGGCGGCATGGTCATCTCGCTCTACCTGCCGATCTTCAAGATCGCCGGTACGACGTAA
- a CDS encoding prepilin peptidase yields the protein MPDLPLSLWIAFATVFGLLVGSFLNVVILRTPLRMQWEWRRQAREVLELPEVDEPKPPGVALEPSHCPHCKHRLAVRDNIPLFGWLFLRGRCRYCGERISAQYPLVEAIAGVASALVVWRFGIGAGTLAALLFTYLLIALSGIDARTQLLPDELNYPLLWIGLGLTLVPAWQPLPVEPSSAILAALVGYLSLWSIYWLFKLLTGKEGMGHGDFKLLAALGAWMGPTALLPIVLLSSLIGAIVGGTLMVLRGRDRDVPMPFGPYIAAAGWVWLMCGDTLLNGYLRLTGMQ from the coding sequence ATGCCGGATCTACCGCTTTCCCTCTGGATCGCCTTCGCCACCGTCTTCGGCCTGCTCGTGGGCAGCTTCCTCAACGTCGTGATCCTGCGCACCCCGCTGCGCATGCAATGGGAATGGCGCCGCCAGGCCCGCGAGGTGCTCGAGCTGCCCGAGGTCGACGAGCCGAAGCCGCCCGGCGTGGCGCTCGAACCCTCGCACTGCCCGCACTGCAAGCACCGGCTGGCGGTACGCGACAACATCCCCCTGTTCGGTTGGCTGTTCCTCCGTGGGCGCTGCCGGTACTGCGGTGAACGCATTTCGGCGCAGTATCCGCTCGTGGAGGCGATCGCGGGCGTGGCCAGCGCGCTGGTGGTCTGGCGCTTCGGCATCGGCGCGGGCACGCTCGCGGCCCTGCTGTTCACCTATCTGCTGATCGCCCTGTCGGGCATCGATGCCCGCACGCAGTTGCTGCCCGACGAACTCAACTATCCCCTGCTGTGGATCGGCCTGGGCCTCACGCTCGTTCCCGCGTGGCAGCCCCTGCCGGTGGAGCCGTCCTCGGCGATCCTGGCCGCGCTCGTCGGCTACCTCAGCCTGTGGAGCATCTACTGGCTGTTCAAGCTGCTCACCGGCAAGGAAGGCATGGGCCATGGCGATTTCAAGCTGCTCGCCGCCCTGGGCGCATGGATGGGGCCGACGGCCCTGCTTCCCATCGTGTTGCTGTCGTCGCTGATCGGCGCGATCGTGGGCGGCACGCTGATGGTTCTGCGCGGCCGTGACCGTGACGTGCCGATGCCTTTCGGCCCGTATATCGCCGCGGCCGGCTGGGTCTGGCTGATGTGCGGAGACACCCTCTTGAACGGCTACCTGCGGCTGACGGGGATGCAATGA
- the coaE gene encoding dephospho-CoA kinase (Dephospho-CoA kinase (CoaE) performs the final step in coenzyme A biosynthesis.), with protein sequence MSRVIALTGGIASGKSAVERRFEALGVHAYDADVAARAVVEPGSPALAEVARVFGAEALDAEGRLDRAAMRQRVFDDPSARTQLEDILHPRIREWLRAAVEADRGPYCILSIPLLAENHAQYGWVDRVLVVDAPEDVRVARLVKRDGIDEALARKMIAAQASREQRLAIADDVIVNDGDEAALDRQVDELHDRYVLLARKS encoded by the coding sequence ATGAGCCGCGTGATCGCCCTCACCGGCGGAATCGCCTCGGGCAAGAGCGCGGTGGAGCGCCGCTTCGAGGCCTTGGGCGTGCACGCTTACGACGCCGACGTGGCGGCGCGTGCGGTGGTCGAACCCGGTTCGCCCGCGTTGGCGGAGGTCGCCCGCGTGTTCGGCGCGGAGGCGCTGGACGCCGAAGGCCGCCTCGATCGCGCGGCGATGCGCCAGCGCGTGTTCGACGATCCCTCGGCGCGGACCCAACTGGAGGACATCCTGCATCCGCGCATCCGCGAGTGGCTGCGCGCGGCGGTCGAGGCCGACCGTGGCCCGTATTGCATCCTGTCGATCCCGCTGCTGGCGGAGAACCATGCGCAGTACGGATGGGTGGATCGCGTGCTGGTGGTGGATGCGCCGGAGGACGTTCGCGTGGCGCGGCTGGTGAAGCGCGACGGCATCGACGAGGCGCTGGCGCGGAAGATGATCGCGGCTCAGGCGTCGCGGGAGCAGCGTCTGGCGATCGCGGATGACGTGATCGTCAATGATGGGGATGAGGCGGCGCTGGATCGGCAGGTGGACGAGCTGCACGATAGATACGTGCTGCTGGCGCGAAAATCGTAG
- a CDS encoding putative bifunctional diguanylate cyclase/phosphodiesterase: protein MSERSHILPAVQVMLDRAVPDTGLCAVLVVRLKGMRELQLRFGYGFGNDIMLAARERIVDALRHVDKVFVAGDDNFVIVLPAVRNRTHAMLAATRIVGAFDTPLPHPERPWHGRVTIGVAMHPDHGNSAEWLYRRAEMAHDDAVRLGEPFAIYEPDVTPVEILYGELREDIEGNRLHVAFQPLRDLRSGEMVRVESLARWSTPMHGDVAPGDFIPFAERSDLIVPLTRWSLNASLRHVASLHRGKCPLDVAINLSPRVFVEHGFAEHILGALDIWGVPAETTIVEITETALLTDLDVSVRGLRRLRDRGVRVAIDDFGTGYASFAYLRHFPATELKIDRSFVSAMTTDMRTEQLVRAMVEVAHRLGMEAVAEGVENEETLLRLVEMDCDVVQGYHIGRPVPAEEFVAERLAAASMT, encoded by the coding sequence ATGAGCGAGCGGTCCCACATCCTTCCCGCGGTGCAGGTCATGCTGGACCGCGCGGTACCCGATACGGGCCTGTGCGCCGTGCTGGTGGTGCGCCTGAAGGGCATGCGCGAACTGCAACTGCGCTTCGGCTACGGTTTCGGCAACGACATCATGCTCGCCGCGCGCGAGCGCATCGTCGATGCCCTGCGCCACGTCGACAAGGTGTTCGTCGCCGGGGACGACAACTTCGTGATCGTGCTGCCGGCGGTGCGCAACCGCACGCATGCGATGCTCGCGGCCACCCGCATCGTGGGAGCCTTCGACACGCCTCTGCCGCACCCGGAGCGTCCCTGGCACGGGCGGGTCACCATCGGCGTGGCCATGCATCCCGACCACGGCAACTCCGCCGAGTGGCTCTACCGTCGCGCCGAGATGGCCCACGACGACGCGGTGCGACTGGGCGAGCCGTTCGCCATCTACGAGCCCGACGTGACGCCGGTGGAAATCCTCTACGGCGAACTGCGCGAAGACATCGAGGGCAATCGGCTGCACGTGGCCTTCCAGCCGCTGCGCGACCTGCGCAGCGGCGAGATGGTGCGGGTGGAATCGCTGGCGCGCTGGAGCACGCCCATGCACGGCGACGTGGCGCCGGGCGATTTTATCCCCTTCGCCGAGCGCAGCGACCTGATCGTGCCGCTCACCCGCTGGAGCCTCAACGCCTCGCTGCGCCACGTGGCCTCGCTGCATCGGGGCAAGTGCCCGCTCGACGTGGCGATCAACCTTTCGCCGCGCGTGTTCGTGGAGCATGGCTTCGCCGAGCACATCCTCGGCGCGCTCGACATCTGGGGCGTGCCTGCCGAAACCACCATCGTGGAGATCACCGAGACGGCCCTGCTCACCGACCTCGACGTGAGCGTGCGCGGCCTGCGCCGCCTGCGCGACCGCGGCGTGCGCGTGGCCATCGACGATTTCGGCACGGGTTACGCCTCGTTCGCCTACCTGCGTCATTTCCCGGCGACGGAACTGAAGATCGACCGCTCGTTCGTGAGTGCCATGACCACCGACATGCGCACGGAGCAACTCGTGCGCGCGATGGTGGAGGTGGCGCACCGCCTCGGGATGGAGGCGGTGGCCGAGGGCGTGGAGAACGAGGAAACCCTGCTGAGGCTGGTGGAGATGGATTGCGACGTGGTGCAGGGTTACCACATCGGGCGGCCGGTACCGGCGGAGGAGTTCGTGGCCGAGAGGCTGGCGGCGGCTTCGATGACCTGA
- a CDS encoding HD-GYP domain-containing protein produces MAYDLVERRVFVSDLEVGMYVSRLDCEWSDTPFPIAGVPITSRDDIDRLSRFCKYVFVDMQRRVMPARVVAAAAPRPALNLRLVSRQTYADTATHDEELPRAEEAFEAMHGFTGRLMRDVRNEGGFDREALDAAVRPMVSSVLRSADAFLWVESLRRRDGYAYRRAVGCGSLAAAFGRHMGFDEEAIVSLAKGGLLLDVGMCRLPPEVLERDGPLNDAEWAQARQHVEEGMAILDRAGVTDAEVRDMVATHHERFDGTGYPAGLVGTAIPLAGRIAAIIDTYQAMSADRPYRAPVSQHNAVRHMYAGRDREFQGELVEQFQACIGVYPTGSLVELNTGEVAVVMMQNPARRLQPRVALLSRADKQAIGEPVVVDLMQQEDGVRRDIQRTLPFGSHGIDPRGIIRS; encoded by the coding sequence GTGGCGTACGATCTGGTGGAGAGGCGCGTGTTCGTGTCCGACCTGGAAGTCGGCATGTACGTCAGCCGCCTGGATTGCGAGTGGTCCGACACCCCGTTTCCGATAGCGGGCGTGCCGATCACTTCGCGGGACGACATCGATAGGCTCAGCCGCTTCTGCAAGTACGTGTTCGTCGACATGCAGCGCCGCGTCATGCCGGCGCGCGTCGTCGCCGCCGCGGCCCCGCGCCCGGCGCTCAACCTGCGCCTGGTCTCCCGCCAGACCTATGCCGACACCGCCACCCACGACGAGGAACTGCCCCGCGCGGAGGAAGCCTTCGAGGCGATGCATGGTTTCACCGGCCGCCTCATGCGCGACGTGCGCAACGAGGGTGGCTTCGACCGGGAGGCGCTCGACGCCGCCGTCCGGCCCATGGTCAGCAGCGTGCTGCGCAGCGCCGACGCCTTCCTCTGGGTGGAAAGCCTGCGCCGCCGCGACGGCTACGCCTACCGTCGGGCGGTCGGCTGCGGAAGCCTCGCGGCCGCCTTCGGGCGCCACATGGGATTCGACGAGGAGGCCATCGTCAGCCTGGCCAAGGGCGGCCTCCTGCTCGACGTCGGCATGTGCCGCCTGCCGCCCGAGGTGCTCGAGCGCGACGGTCCGCTCAACGACGCCGAGTGGGCGCAGGCTCGGCAGCACGTGGAGGAGGGCATGGCCATCCTCGACCGCGCCGGCGTCACCGACGCCGAGGTGCGCGACATGGTCGCCACCCACCACGAGCGCTTCGACGGCACCGGCTACCCGGCCGGCCTCGTCGGTACGGCCATTCCCCTGGCCGGCCGCATCGCGGCCATCATCGACACCTACCAGGCGATGTCGGCCGACCGGCCGTACCGCGCCCCGGTGTCGCAGCACAACGCCGTCCGGCACATGTACGCCGGGCGCGATCGCGAGTTCCAGGGGGAACTGGTGGAGCAGTTCCAGGCCTGCATCGGCGTCTATCCCACCGGGTCGCTGGTGGAGCTCAACACGGGCGAGGTGGCGGTGGTGATGATGCAGAACCCTGCACGGCGCCTGCAGCCGCGGGTAGCATTGCTCAGCCGTGCGGACAAGCAGGCGATCGGCGAGCCGGTCGTCGTCGACCTCATGCAGCAGGAAGACGGCGTACGCAGGGATATCCAGCGTACCCTGCCGTTCGGCAGTCACGGCATCGATCCGAGGGGAATCATCAGGTCATGA
- the msrA gene encoding peptide-methionine (S)-S-oxide reductase MsrA, with translation MNRLIPVLLLALTACTASAREEGVRLPPPSLDAAAAAGDATAVFAGGCFWGVEGVFQHVRGVKSVRTGYAGGDAAHANYDDVSDGDTGHAESVKVVYDPAQVTYGQLLQVFFSVVQDPTLLNRQGPDSGTQYRSAIFYGTPEQKKVADAYIAQLTAAHAFSGPIVTQVVPLKGFYLAENEHQDYMRLNPDTPYIAINDRPKVLALARIYPERYTPQWANGR, from the coding sequence ATGAACCGCCTGATTCCCGTGCTCCTGCTCGCCCTGACCGCCTGCACCGCCTCGGCCCGCGAAGAGGGTGTGCGGCTGCCTCCCCCCTCGCTCGATGCCGCCGCAGCCGCCGGCGACGCCACCGCCGTCTTCGCCGGCGGCTGCTTCTGGGGCGTCGAGGGGGTGTTCCAGCACGTGCGCGGGGTGAAAAGCGTGCGCACCGGCTACGCCGGCGGCGACGCGGCCCATGCCAACTACGACGACGTGAGCGATGGCGACACGGGCCACGCCGAGTCGGTGAAGGTGGTCTACGATCCCGCCCAGGTCACCTACGGCCAGCTGCTGCAGGTGTTCTTCTCCGTGGTGCAGGACCCCACGCTGCTCAACCGCCAGGGCCCCGACAGTGGCACCCAGTACCGATCCGCGATTTTTTACGGCACGCCCGAACAGAAGAAGGTGGCCGATGCCTACATTGCCCAGCTTACCGCCGCCCACGCGTTTTCCGGGCCGATCGTGACCCAGGTGGTTCCGCTGAAGGGTTTCTATCTTGCCGAAAACGAGCACCAGGACTACATGCGGCTGAATCCGGATACCCCGTACATCGCGATCAACGACAGGCCGAAGGTGCTGGCGTTGGCGCGGATCTATCCGGAGCGGTACACCCCGCAGTGGGCCAATGGGCGGTAG
- the hutU gene encoding urocanate hydratase encodes MTAVTRIDTTRTVRAPRGAELTCKSWLTEAPFRMLQNNLDPEVAENPAELVVYGGIGRAARNWECFDAILRSLRELRDDETLLVQSGKPVGVFPSHPDAPRVLIANSNLVPAWANWEHFNELDRKGLMMYGQMTAGSWIYIGSQGIVQGTYETFVEMGRQHYGGNLAGRWILTAGLGGMGGAQPLAASLAGASSLTVECQQSRIDFRLKTRYVDEQASDLDDALARLERYAKEGRAVSVALLGNAADVLPELVRRGVRPDAVTDQTSAHDPVNGYLPSGWTVEEWFERRKSDPAGTSRAAKASMRRHVEAMLAFHAQGVPTFDYGNNIRQMAKDEGLGDAFAFPGFVPAFVRPLFCRGVGPFRWVALSGDPEDIYKTDAKVKELIPDDPHLHRWLDMAGERIRFQGLPARICWVGLGQRHRLGLAFNEMVRNGELKAPVVIGRDHLDSGSVASPNRETEAMRDGSDAVSDWPLLNAMLNVAGGATWVSLHHGGGVGMGYSQHSGVVIVCDGSEAADRRIARVLWNDPGTGVMRHADAGYDDAVACAKEQGLKLPMIG; translated from the coding sequence ATGACGGCCGTGACGCGCATCGACACCACCCGAACCGTCCGCGCGCCGCGCGGCGCGGAACTTACCTGCAAGAGCTGGCTCACCGAAGCCCCGTTCCGCATGTTGCAGAACAACCTCGATCCCGAGGTGGCGGAAAATCCGGCCGAATTGGTGGTGTACGGCGGCATCGGCCGCGCAGCGCGCAACTGGGAATGCTTCGACGCGATCCTGCGCTCCCTGCGCGAACTGCGCGACGACGAAACCCTGCTGGTGCAGTCGGGCAAGCCGGTGGGCGTATTCCCGTCGCACCCGGACGCGCCGCGCGTACTCATCGCCAACTCCAACCTCGTGCCGGCCTGGGCCAACTGGGAGCACTTCAACGAACTCGATCGCAAGGGACTCATGATGTACGGCCAGATGACGGCCGGCTCGTGGATCTACATCGGGTCGCAGGGCATCGTGCAGGGCACCTACGAAACCTTCGTGGAAATGGGCCGCCAGCACTACGGCGGCAACCTCGCCGGCCGCTGGATCCTCACGGCGGGCCTGGGCGGCATGGGTGGCGCGCAGCCGCTGGCCGCGAGCCTGGCTGGCGCGTCGTCACTCACCGTGGAGTGCCAGCAGAGCCGCATCGACTTCCGCCTGAAGACGCGTTACGTCGACGAACAGGCCAGCGACCTCGACGACGCCCTGGCAAGGCTCGAGCGTTACGCGAAGGAAGGTCGCGCGGTGTCCGTGGCCCTGCTGGGCAACGCGGCGGACGTGCTGCCCGAACTGGTGCGCCGTGGGGTCCGGCCCGACGCGGTTACCGACCAGACCAGCGCCCACGACCCGGTCAACGGCTATTTGCCGTCGGGCTGGACGGTGGAGGAATGGTTCGAGCGTCGCAAGAGCGACCCGGCCGGTACGTCGCGCGCGGCCAAGGCCTCGATGCGTCGCCACGTCGAGGCGATGCTCGCCTTCCATGCGCAGGGCGTGCCCACCTTCGATTACGGCAACAACATTCGCCAGATGGCGAAAGACGAAGGCCTGGGCGACGCGTTCGCCTTCCCCGGCTTCGTGCCCGCCTTCGTGCGCCCGCTGTTCTGCCGCGGCGTGGGCCCGTTCCGCTGGGTGGCGCTGTCGGGCGATCCGGAAGACATCTACAAGACCGACGCCAAGGTGAAGGAGCTGATCCCCGACGATCCGCACCTGCATCGGTGGCTCGACATGGCCGGCGAGCGCATCCGCTTCCAGGGCCTGCCGGCGCGCATCTGCTGGGTGGGACTGGGCCAACGCCATCGCCTGGGCCTGGCCTTCAACGAGATGGTGCGCAACGGCGAACTCAAGGCGCCGGTGGTGATCGGTCGCGACCACCTGGATTCGGGTTCGGTCGCCAGCCCCAACCGCGAAACCGAAGCCATGCGCGACGGCAGCGACGCCGTGAGCGACTGGCCGCTGTTGAACGCGATGCTCAACGTGGCCGGCGGCGCCACCTGGGTGAGCCTGCATCACGGCGGCGGCGTCGGCATGGGTTACAGCCAGCACAGCGGCGTGGTGATCGTCTGCGACGGCAGCGAGGCGGCGGATCGGCGCATCGCCCGCGTGCTGTGGAACGATCCGGGCACGGGCGTGATGCGGCATGCGGATGCGGGGTATGACGACGCCGTGGCGTGCGCAAAGGAGCAGGGACTGAAGCTGCCGATGATCGGCTGA
- a CDS encoding ectonucleotide pyrophosphatase/phosphodiesterase, translated as MNPAFSFRWRLAAVWLIGLFAGCAQQPPRPATLPHPVLLVSIDAFRPDYRERGLTPNLDALADDGAHAPYMLPSFPSLTFPNHYTLVTGRVPDRNGIVNNTMRDPVLGKFSLSRHDATSDGRWWADAEPIWVTVQKHGLHTATMFWPGTEAKIHGVRPDRWIPFDDSLTSRQRVDKLLSWIDEPGATPVFDTLYFDAVDHAGHEYGPDSPEVNAALREVDDALGYLVAGLRRRGLYDRMNIVVLSDHGMAYVPKGNIVFADQETDLDDLEPVSYGVMATFDPKPGHDDTRAVARLLGPHEHMKCYRREDLPKRLDYGTHRRVPAFLCLADTGWAIISHEVLAQRKDPMSLGEHGYDNLDPTMRALFVAHGPDIARGVTVAPFPNVDVYPLLMHLLGIPALPNDGHLDDVKGVLAPRDRGIP; from the coding sequence ATGAATCCTGCGTTTTCCTTTCGGTGGCGCCTCGCCGCCGTATGGCTGATCGGCCTGTTCGCCGGTTGCGCCCAGCAGCCGCCCCGCCCCGCCACCCTGCCGCATCCCGTGTTGCTCGTCTCGATCGATGCTTTCCGGCCCGATTACCGCGAGCGCGGCCTCACGCCCAACCTCGATGCCTTGGCCGACGACGGCGCCCACGCGCCCTATATGCTGCCGTCGTTTCCCTCGCTGACCTTTCCCAACCACTACACGCTGGTCACCGGCCGCGTGCCCGACCGCAACGGCATCGTGAACAACACGATGCGCGACCCGGTGCTGGGCAAGTTCAGCCTGTCCCGGCACGATGCCACCAGCGACGGCCGCTGGTGGGCCGATGCCGAGCCGATCTGGGTAACGGTGCAGAAGCACGGCCTGCACACGGCCACGATGTTCTGGCCGGGCACCGAAGCGAAGATCCATGGCGTCCGGCCGGATCGCTGGATTCCGTTCGACGATTCGCTCACCTCGCGCCAGCGCGTGGACAAGCTGCTCTCCTGGATCGACGAGCCAGGCGCCACGCCCGTCTTCGACACGCTGTATTTCGACGCCGTGGACCACGCCGGGCACGAGTACGGCCCCGATTCGCCGGAAGTGAACGCGGCATTGCGGGAGGTGGACGACGCCCTGGGTTACCTGGTCGCCGGGCTTCGTCGCCGGGGCCTCTACGATCGGATGAACATCGTGGTGCTGTCCGACCACGGCATGGCCTACGTGCCCAAGGGCAACATCGTGTTCGCCGACCAGGAAACCGACCTTGACGACCTGGAGCCGGTGTCCTACGGCGTGATGGCCACGTTCGATCCCAAGCCCGGCCACGACGACACCCGTGCCGTGGCCCGCCTGCTCGGCCCGCATGAGCACATGAAGTGCTACCGCCGCGAAGACCTGCCCAAGCGGCTCGACTACGGCACCCACCGCCGCGTGCCGGCGTTCCTGTGCCTGGCGGATACCGGCTGGGCGATCATCAGCCACGAGGTGCTGGCCCAGCGCAAGGACCCGATGTCGCTCGGCGAGCACGGCTACGACAACCTCGATCCGACCATGCGCGCGCTGTTCGTGGCGCACGGGCCGGATATCGCCCGGGGCGTCACCGTGGCGCCGTTTCCCAACGTCGACGTCTACCCCCTGCTCATGCACCTGCTGGGCATCCCCGCCCTGCCCAACGACGGGCACCTGGACGACGTGAAGGGCGTGCTGGCGCCCCGGGACCGGGGAATCCCGTAG